In the genome of Meles meles chromosome 4, mMelMel3.1 paternal haplotype, whole genome shotgun sequence, one region contains:
- the LOC123940613 gene encoding LOW QUALITY PROTEIN: 60S ribosomal protein L31-like (The sequence of the model RefSeq protein was modified relative to this genomic sequence to represent the inferred CDS: substituted 2 bases at 2 genomic stop codons), with protein sequence MVPTKRGDEKKGHSAIDEVVTREYTSSIHKHIHGMGFEKSASQGLTDIRKFARKEMGTPGVCTDIRINKVVWQEGIRNVPXHIHARXSRKCTEDEDSPNKLYTLVIYVPVTTFKNLQTVNVDEN encoded by the coding sequence ATGGTTCCCACTAAGAGGGGTGACGAAAAGAAAGGCCATTCTGCCATCGATGAGGTAGTGACCAGAGAATACACAAGCAGCATTCACAAGCACATCCATGGAATGGGTTTCGAGAAGTCTGCCTCTCAGGGACTCACAGACATCCGGAAATTTGCCAGGAAAGAGATGGGAACTCCAGGTGTGTGCACTGACATCAGGATCAACAAAGTTGTCTGGCAGGAAGGAATAAGGAATGTTCCGTAGCATATCCATGCGCGGTAGTCCAGAAAATGTACTGAGGATGAAGATTCACCAAACAAGCTGTATACGTTGGTTATCTATGTACCTGTCACCACTTTCAAAAATCTACAGACAGTTAATGTGGATGAGAACTAA